One Leptolyngbya sp. NIES-2104 genomic window carries:
- a CDS encoding efflux RND transporter periplasmic adaptor subunit: MDSSNFSATDSPSEKVSRSRRARMWWLLGLLLLGGGGLGVWQVLARREPVPTTAPPPSMPVKTLTLQSRLLQERSELIANLRSRRSVTLRPQIQGRVTRILVTPGAQVSAGTVLAQVDPAQQQAAVNSNSAATESAQAEVATARATLRSLEAEQRSKLSDVKLAQQDYNRYSQLAAAGAISQQTRDQYANRLEVARASLGAVEEQTQAQQATVLQAEKGVQEARSRTQEQQVQLQFFQITAPFQGTVGEIPAKVGDLVDPSTQIVTIVDNTALEVNFSIPAEQVSQVNIGDLVELVDNRGQRLGTSRVFFIAPNTTGTTQSILVKTLIDNPDGRLRTEQFVRARIIQSQRPGVVVPTTAITRLGGEAFVYVVEPAQSGFVARQRLLKLGAIEGNDYQVLDGLRAGERVIVSGVLALRDGMPITPES; this comes from the coding sequence ATGGATTCATCTAACTTTTCAGCCACAGATTCGCCCTCTGAAAAGGTATCTCGCTCTCGTCGCGCTCGTATGTGGTGGCTGCTTGGATTATTGTTGCTTGGTGGCGGAGGTTTAGGAGTTTGGCAAGTTCTGGCAAGGCGGGAGCCAGTTCCAACTACTGCCCCGCCGCCTTCAATGCCTGTTAAAACTCTAACCCTACAATCGCGCCTGCTGCAAGAACGATCGGAGTTGATTGCCAATCTGCGATCGCGTCGTTCTGTCACGCTGCGTCCCCAGATTCAAGGACGAGTCACCCGTATTCTTGTTACGCCAGGAGCGCAGGTCAGCGCTGGAACGGTTTTAGCTCAAGTTGATCCGGCTCAACAACAAGCAGCCGTCAACAGTAATAGTGCAGCAACCGAATCGGCTCAGGCAGAAGTGGCGACAGCTAGAGCGACCTTGCGATCGCTCGAAGCAGAACAGCGATCGAAACTATCTGATGTGAAGCTGGCTCAACAAGACTACAACCGTTATTCTCAGTTAGCAGCAGCAGGCGCAATTTCACAGCAAACTCGTGATCAGTATGCCAATCGACTAGAAGTGGCGAGAGCAAGTCTCGGCGCGGTTGAAGAACAAACTCAAGCACAGCAGGCAACGGTGCTTCAGGCAGAAAAAGGGGTGCAAGAAGCGCGATCGCGCACTCAGGAACAGCAAGTTCAGCTTCAGTTCTTTCAAATCACAGCGCCCTTTCAGGGAACAGTGGGAGAAATTCCCGCAAAGGTTGGCGATCTAGTCGATCCTTCGACTCAGATCGTGACGATTGTTGATAATACTGCACTAGAAGTCAATTTCTCAATTCCAGCCGAGCAGGTTTCTCAAGTAAATATCGGAGATTTAGTTGAGCTAGTAGATAATCGCGGACAGCGCTTGGGAACGAGTCGCGTGTTCTTCATTGCTCCGAATACAACAGGGACAACTCAATCGATTTTAGTGAAAACGTTGATTGATAATCCTGATGGGCGTTTGAGAACTGAACAGTTTGTTCGAGCGAGAATCATCCAAAGTCAGCGTCCGGGTGTCGTTGTTCCCACAACAGCCATAACACGGTTAGGCGGAGAGGCTTTTGTGTATGTCGTTGAGCCTGCTCAATCTGGCTTTGTGGCACGACAGCGACTCTTGAAATTAGGCGCGATCGAGGGTAACGATTATCAAGTTCTGGATGGTTTGCGTGCAGGAGAAAGAGTCATTGTGTCTGGTGTGCTGGCGCTTAGGGATGGAATGCCAATTACACCTGAATCTTAA